From Acropora muricata isolate sample 2 chromosome 14, ASM3666990v1, whole genome shotgun sequence, one genomic window encodes:
- the LOC136898727 gene encoding cell division cycle protein 20 homolog: MSHFHFETEVNDLLRLDGPMNKGPAPRWQRKSTEPRCSTTSTSTTPLRSSSRLNCSKTPSKTPKSLKKTPGKAKTPSEDRFIPNRSAMNFEMNYHKMISADRENDENECLSPSKAEFKKKMAQNMGLNDANSRILAFKMKAPTPREGHLNDLRVLYSNNKTPSTSTKKNSRHISPVPERILDAPDLIDDYYLNLLDWSCNNHLAVALGGFVYLWNAATGNIVQLCQTSTPECYIGSLAWIKEGNYIALGDSDGVVQLWDVEAQKRLRSMTGHSSRVGCLSWNSYILSSGCRSGAIHHHDVRVAHHHVATLARHSQEVCGLKWSPDGKFLASGGNDNLLLVWDASINTISNSNTPLHTLNQHQAAVKALDWCPFQRNVLASGGGTADRHIRFWNVSTGNCLNSIDTHSQVCSILWSNEYKELVSSHGYAQNQLTVWKYPSMVKVTELTGHTCRVLHMAMSPDGQTVVSAAADETLRLWKCFASDPVKKKSKPNPTSSSLVHRGIR; the protein is encoded by the exons atGTCGCATTTTCACTTTGAAACTGAAGTGAACGATCTCTTGAGACTCGATGGGCCGATGAATAAAGGACCCGCTCCTCGATGGCAGAGAAAATCAACCGAACCTCGATGTTCCACTACCTCTACGTCGACTACGCCGCTTCGTAGTTCATCGAGACTCAACTGCAGTAAGACGCCTTCAAAGACGCCTAAATCATTGAAGAAAACGCCAGGAAAAGCCAAGACGCCATCCGAAGACAGGTTTATACCGAATCGGAGTGCTATGAACTTCGAGATGAATTATCACAAGATGATATCAGCTGATCGCGAGAATGACGAAAACGAGTGCTTGAGTCCTTCTAAAGCGgagttcaaaaagaaaatggcacAGAATATGGGTTTAAATGATGCAAATTCCAGGATTCTTGCGTTCAAAATGAAGGCACCAACACCAAGAGAAG GCCATCTGAATGATCTTCGAGTGCtttacagcaacaacaaaacccCTTCGACAtcaacaaagaaaaattccaGACATATTTCTCCAGTTCCAGAGAGAATTCTTGATGCACCTGATCTCATTGATGATTACT ATCTGAACCTGTTGGACTGGAGCTGTAACAACCATCTTGCTGTAGCACTGGGTGGTTTTGTTTACTTGTGGAATGCCGCTACAGGTAATATTGTCCAACTCTGTCAGACGTCAACTCCTGAGTGTTATATTGGCTCTTTGGCTTGGATCAAAGAAGGAAACTACATTGCCCTTGGAGACAGTGATGGAGTTGTACAG TTATGGGATGTAGAAGCTCAGAAGCGCTTACGGAGCATGACAGGGCATTCCTCTCGTGTAGGTTGCCTTTCATGGAACTCTTACATTCTATCCAG TGGATGCAGAAGTGGTGCAATACACCACCATGACGTACGGGTGGCTCATCACCATGTTGCTACATTGGCCAGACACTCTCAGGAAGTGTGTGGGTTGAAGTGGTCTCCTGATGGAAAATTCCTTGCTAGTGGTGGAAATGACAACTTGTTGTTAGTTTGGGATGCCAGCATTAATACAATTAGTAACAGCAATACACCTCTTCATACTCTTAATCAACACCAAGCAGCAGTCAAG GCACTAGATTGGTGTCCATTTCAACGCAATGTACTGGCAAGTGGAGGAGGAACTGCTGATCGTCACATTAGGTTTTGGAATGTTAGTACAGGAAATTGTCTCAACAGCATTGACACTCATTCCCAG GTTTGCTCCATTTTATGGTCCAATGAATATAAAGAATTAGTGTCCAGTCATGGCTACGCACAAAATCAACTGACAGTCTGGAAATACCCATCAATGGTCAAAGTGACAGAATTAACTGGGCACACCTGCCGAGTTCTGCACATGGCAATGAGTCCAGATGGACAGACAGTGGTGTCAGCCGCAGCAGATGAGACACTGAGACTGTGGAAGTGTTTTGCTAGTGATCCtgttaaaaagaaatcaaagcCTAATCCCACAAGTAGTTCATTAGTGCATCGTGGTATACGGTAA
- the LOC136898734 gene encoding glutathione peroxidase 7-like, producing MEFAIQQLLLFVCLGPFAVQSTDLYSITVKDLQGNVVPMSIFKGKILLIVNVASECGYTDQHYRELVQLQSKLSNDDFSVLAFPCNQFGNQEPLRNSGIARFVKNTYNVNFPVFSKVKVKGDQAHPLYKYLYQNGQKEPEWNFGKYLVSKSGRVIQYWNQEVSPSSIRHFIEKHVNMAITDQYEVYRVKDL from the exons ATGGAGTTCGCGATACAACAGCTACTTCTCTTCGTTTGTTTGGGACCATTTGCGGTGCAGTCGACGGATTTGTATTCTATAACTGTCAAAGATTTGCAGGGGAATGTTGTTCCGATGAGTATATTCAAAGGAAAG ATCCTATTGATTGTCAACGTCGCCAGTGAATGCGGCTACACCGATCAGCACTACAGAGAGTTAGTTCAACTGCAGTCTAAACTCTCTAATGATGATTTCAGTGTGCTGGCATTTCCATGTAATCAGTTTGGCAATCAAGAACCATTGAGAAACAGTGGCATCGCACGATTTGTCAAAAATACATACAATGTGAACTTTCCTGTCTTCTCAAAAGTCAAAGTAAAGGGTGATCAAGCACATCCCCTTTACAAGTACCTTTATCAGAATGGCCAAAAGGAACCAGAGTGGAACTTTGGAAAGTATCTTGTGAGCAAATCAGGGAGAGTCATTCAATATTGGAACCAGGAAGTCTCTCCAAGCAGCATCCGTCACTTTATAGAGAAACACGTGAATATGGCTATTACTGATCAGTATGAAGTGTACAGGGTCAAAGATCTATGA